A genomic region of Candidatus Stoquefichus sp. SB1 contains the following coding sequences:
- a CDS encoding cell division protein SepF: MGYGQKVKKWFFEEEDDDDDVYEDVEIDTEEESVKSTSMFEKAKSTKTSDAVKALSANKDSHLVLFEPRAYSETQEIAIYLKQKRAAVVNLHRLQKEQSKRVIDFLSGVIFAIEGDIQQIGPKIFLCTPKNIGVTGNITMDPTESEE; encoded by the coding sequence ATGGGATATGGACAAAAAGTAAAAAAGTGGTTTTTTGAAGAAGAAGATGACGATGATGACGTTTATGAAGATGTAGAAATAGATACAGAAGAAGAATCTGTGAAATCAACAAGTATGTTTGAAAAGGCAAAATCAACAAAAACAAGTGATGCTGTTAAAGCATTGAGTGCTAATAAAGATAGCCATCTGGTATTGTTTGAGCCAAGAGCATATAGTGAGACACAAGAAATTGCTATTTATTTAAAACAAAAAAGAGCAGCAGTTGTCAATTTGCATCGTTTACAAAAAGAACAGTCTAAACGTGTTATTGATTTCCTAAGTGGGGTCATCTTTGCGATTGAAGGAGATATTCAACAAATTGGACCTAAAATTTTCCTTTGTACACCTAAAAATATTGGTGTAACTGGAAATATTACGATGGATCCAACGGAATCGGAAGAATAA